The window TCAGAAGAAGCATCAGTATCAATAACAATCAAGTTTTCTTGTTCAACGCCGTCACGAGAAGAATCTGTTTTCAGTTTAGCGATCTCAGGTCCTAATCCTGCACTGAGACGCGGAGCATTACTTGCTAATGGCTGTAGGTCATATTCTCTTGAACCACCCAATGTATACTGCATCTCTGTCCTTTCTTCACAATGTGATTCGGTTGGATCCCAAGCAGAGAGGGGGACATTCGACGTATTAGAATGCGCAAATGCAAAAGATGAAGAAGTTGAGGGTAGAATTGAAGCCCCAAGACTTGAAGGAGAAGCAATAACAGCTTCTTGGAGCCACTGGGGCATATTACCATTCACTCCAATACTGCAAGTTGAGGGAAGTTCAGTTGATAACAGCTTGCCCCTTAGCATACCCCGACTTCTGCTTATACTATGAAATTCGTCCTCATTATATTTGCCCCTTCGACGAGATACCCTCTTTGGTTTACCAAGTGGCATGTGGAGGACTTCCTGGCCATCGTTGCAAACATAAGTCGATTTGGACTGTGGCCTCCTCGAGACATTACCTCCTGCTAAGTATTTTTGCCAGCTGAAGCCTGTTCGGGGACGCAAGAAGTTGTTCTGGTAGAAAGAACTGCCTTGTGCTCTTGTATACTTGACTTGTGAGCCACACATGCTACTCAAAAGTTTTGACTGTTCCTCTTTCCACCGCATAGCTAAGTCCCTTGCCACCCTCCATGATGAGAAGTGCAATCTCGGATCCATTAACATAGCATTCCAGTTGTCCCGTCCATATCTCCTCACACCTATCCATAGAAAATCCAACTCCTCTTCAGACCACATGGTATTATATGGCTGAGATATGTCATCAAAACTGCCCATTGCATTCAAAGCTCCTGCTTGGCTTGCAATGCTATCATGCATCATCTTGTGTCTTAAAACTGATGATAAATGGCTTGACGAAGATTGGAGACCTGCATCATTGATAAAGTCTCTGGTTCCGGTGAAGGAGTCGAAGAAAGGAAATGTATTGAAACAGGTGTTGGTTGCATATCCTGCAGTTGAAGGTTTAGTTGGTAAGGATAGACCTAGATTGAGTAGAGATCCTTGTTTAAATTGATTATTGTTGCTTCCCAGATGAGGCATTTTTATCTCCTCTGAGGCCATACAAGCAGTCACCTCCGGCTGGATAATAACAGGGTGGAAAATGTCGCTGTTTTTTTCTTCTGAAAATAACTGGAATCAATTCAAAAAGGGTGAAGAAATTAATCGGCAGCCAACTAATTCTCAAACATCAAACAGCAAAACTTAGAAAAAGTACCTGCAGACATTTTTGCTTTGAATCAAAGCTAGGAGTAACTTGATCATAATTTCTGCAGCTGACACCAATTTCTGAAGAATCAAATACATCATTGTGTAACAGAGAAGTATTAGGTTCTATCCTCTCAATTTTGACAGCCACCATTTCTGGAGGAGGTGGTTCATCTAAGGCAGGGGCAGGACTTGTCCTGGTACAATCAAACGAGTCCAGAGTACTTTTTGGTGCAGCAAGAACAGGTTGCTCTTGAGGACTCAAATTTAAGTCAGCATTCAAGTCCAAAGTACAACTGTTTGAATCTGTATTTAGGAATTCAATTAGATAACTCATGAAGTATTGTTTAGCAAATGAAAAAGTAACTTGTAGAACTTCCGGGCTCAAATGCCTAGATATTAATGACGTCCTACCGGTGCTGATAACAGACAGGTTCAAATTAGGAAGGGTTCTGCCCGAATGAGAGGTTGCTGCTGATTTACGATCATCATCACTTGAAAAAACTTGAGGTTCCTCTTTTACCAGTTGTGTATGTGTACACAAAGGTACAGTTCCAGAAGAGGAGTCTTTCATACAACTTAATGAGGTTCCTAAATGATCCACAGACTCTTCTTTGACATCCATCAAAGTTCGAGCACTCTGGTCAGGAACCTTTCCTGCTTGTTGTAAAGCTTCTTCATTTATTGCCCTCTCCGTATGCATCAAACTGTCCAGATGTTTAAGGTAAGTAACTAAAAGATAACAGACATATAAGT of the Fragaria vesca subsp. vesca linkage group LG6, FraVesHawaii_1.0, whole genome shotgun sequence genome contains:
- the LOC101303830 gene encoding uncharacterized protein LOC101303830; the protein is MSCSRVLLTYKRKRHARNDHLQEDGGLNSPSEANKGTCLSKPDMQVHLIDENASEDYETKTAVCRLCVVCCVGGNLMHCDKCLQSYHLECLDKRLKHAGHGKVLSCGCIAAALGDDGNVGKRSVTQKGNVTDMITDSVGYTLPLSSHGRGNSLDDSSLRLSSSKLEEIDSFAEVKLENSCDDLFEQTKWKTPLRTFHRRRYKRKIDMDEYDTQSNSLNVENNCSVITKSNKSACAKTTSYEATSIESFSLDPGADPNPYKEVIDITCSHAGSCTGSEILMHTERAINEEALQQAGKVPDQSARTLMDVKEESVDHLGTSLSCMKDSSSGTVPLCTHTQLVKEEPQVFSSDDDRKSAATSHSGRTLPNLNLSVISTDSNSCTLDLNADLNLSPQEQPVLAAPKSTLDSFDCTRTSPAPALDEPPPPEMVAVKIERIEPNTSLLHNDVFDSSEIGVSCRNYDQVTPSFDSKQKCLQLFSEEKNSDIFHPVIIQPEVTACMASEEIKMPHLGSNNNQFKQGSLLNLGLSLPTKPSTAGYATNTCFNTFPFFDSFTGTRDFINDAGLQSSSSHLSSVLRHKMMHDSIASQAGALNAMGSFDDISQPYNTMWSEEELDFLWIGVRRYGRDNWNAMLMDPRLHFSSWRVARDLAMRWKEEQSKLLSSMCGSQVKYTRAQGSSFYQNNFLRPRTGFSWQKYLAGGNVSRRPQSKSTYVCNDGQEVLHMPLGKPKRVSRRRGKYNEDEFHSISRSRGMLRGKLLSTELPSTCSIGVNGNMPQWLQEAVIASPSSLGASILPSTSSSFAFAHSNTSNVPLSAWDPTESHCEERTEMQYTLGGSREYDLQPLASNAPRLSAGLGPEIAKLKTDSSRDGVEQENLIVIDTDASSEGTISD